One genomic window of Streptomyces sp. NBC_01498 includes the following:
- the arfB gene encoding alternative ribosome rescue aminoacyl-tRNA hydrolase ArfB, producing MSGSPHVIRGSVSLPEAELMWRFSRSSGPGGQHVNTSDSQVELRFDLAATEALPPVWKERALERLAGRLVGGVVSVRASEHRSQWRNRETALVRMASLLAEATAPPPRPRRATKIPRGINERRLRQKKQRAETKRGRNGRDWT from the coding sequence ATGTCCGGGTCGCCGCATGTCATCCGTGGCTCCGTCTCCCTGCCGGAGGCCGAGCTCATGTGGCGTTTCTCGCGTTCGTCGGGGCCCGGCGGGCAGCACGTCAACACCAGTGACTCGCAGGTGGAGCTACGGTTCGACCTCGCCGCCACGGAGGCGCTGCCGCCGGTCTGGAAAGAACGCGCGCTGGAGCGGCTGGCCGGGCGGCTCGTGGGCGGCGTGGTGAGCGTACGGGCCTCCGAGCACCGCTCCCAGTGGCGCAACCGCGAGACGGCCCTGGTCCGGATGGCCTCGCTCCTCGCCGAGGCGACGGCCCCGCCGCCCCGGCCGCGCCGGGCCACGAAGATCCCGCGTGGCATCAACGAGCGCAGGCTGCGCCAGAAGAAGCAGCGCGCGGAGACCAAGCGCGGGCGCAACGGCCGCGACTGGACGTAG
- a CDS encoding flavin reductase family protein, whose protein sequence is MPQKTTAPHTDVLLPHPEGVSNDEFRAALSRLAAGVVLVTAHDPDDGPRGADAGMTATSFMSVSLDPPLVVVSLRTGSRMDDLLEEQPMWAASMLSEHQVRIAGRFSMKGRISDRLLFEDLPHRRGEVSGAPLIEGALTVLECRTEQRIVTGDHTLVVGRVLTAAVPGGSGDAGPLAYFRGKYRQLGHG, encoded by the coding sequence GTGCCGCAGAAGACGACCGCCCCGCATACCGACGTCCTCCTCCCCCATCCTGAGGGGGTGAGCAACGACGAGTTCCGTGCCGCGCTCTCCCGGCTGGCCGCCGGGGTGGTGCTGGTCACCGCGCACGACCCGGACGACGGGCCGAGAGGCGCGGACGCGGGTATGACGGCCACGTCCTTCATGTCCGTCTCCCTGGACCCGCCCCTGGTGGTGGTGAGCCTGCGCACCGGCTCCCGGATGGACGACCTCCTGGAGGAGCAGCCGATGTGGGCGGCGTCGATGCTCTCCGAGCACCAGGTACGGATCGCCGGCCGCTTCTCGATGAAGGGCCGGATCAGCGACAGACTCCTCTTCGAGGACCTGCCCCACCGGCGCGGCGAGGTGAGCGGGGCGCCGCTGATCGAGGGCGCGCTGACGGTGCTGGAGTGCCGTACGGAGCAGCGGATCGTGACGGGCGACCACACGCTGGTGGTGGGCCGGGTACTGACGGCGGCGGTGCCCGGCGGGTCGGGGGACGCGGGGCCGCTGGCGTACTTCCGCGGGAAGTACCGGCAGTTGGGACACGGCTGA
- a CDS encoding CBM35 domain-containing protein has protein sequence MTAGNNGTSTPEDDDPFGYLYEDGQTAANGAQARRGGYGYPGPASQPGVPRTSYNQVRTVGERQYGAQVPPQQYGQQPQYGGQQQYGQQAPYGQSPDTQYASPSTGGAGTRAVPAQRGGGGRGSGGGPNTKGLLIGAVAVVAVVVIGITVALMSNNDDGDNAGGTPSGGPTAPETTGPSEDAGSKPEPEQKPIELPKQDAATLKLGSPAVLAKDIKGAKGSGGAYVTGFNAVGASVTWTADIAEAGEYALNVRYAIPAKDANATLTVNGKANTSPLGLKNFINSTDPNWEKNWQTTWAPVNLQKGTNEIKISCEQGNQCDAILDWLEVSPPR, from the coding sequence ATGACGGCCGGGAACAACGGCACGAGTACGCCCGAGGACGACGATCCGTTCGGCTATCTGTACGAGGACGGACAGACAGCCGCGAACGGGGCGCAGGCCCGGCGCGGCGGCTACGGCTACCCCGGTCCCGCGTCCCAGCCAGGTGTGCCGAGAACTTCGTACAACCAGGTCAGGACCGTCGGTGAGCGCCAGTACGGCGCGCAGGTCCCGCCGCAGCAGTACGGGCAGCAGCCTCAGTACGGAGGGCAGCAGCAGTACGGGCAGCAGGCGCCCTACGGCCAGTCCCCCGACACCCAGTACGCGTCCCCCTCGACCGGTGGCGCCGGCACGCGCGCGGTCCCGGCCCAGCGCGGCGGGGGCGGTCGCGGCAGCGGCGGCGGACCCAACACGAAGGGCCTGCTGATCGGCGCCGTCGCCGTGGTGGCGGTCGTCGTGATCGGAATCACGGTCGCGCTGATGTCGAACAACGACGACGGCGACAACGCGGGAGGCACCCCCTCGGGCGGCCCCACGGCCCCCGAGACGACCGGACCGAGCGAGGACGCCGGCTCGAAGCCGGAGCCCGAGCAGAAGCCGATCGAGCTTCCGAAGCAGGACGCGGCGACGCTGAAGCTGGGTTCCCCGGCGGTGCTGGCGAAGGACATCAAGGGCGCGAAGGGCTCGGGCGGCGCGTATGTGACCGGCTTCAACGCCGTCGGCGCCTCGGTGACCTGGACCGCCGACATCGCGGAGGCCGGGGAGTACGCGCTCAACGTGCGCTACGCCATCCCGGCCAAGGACGCCAACGCGACGCTGACGGTCAACGGCAAGGCCAACACCTCGCCGCTCGGCCTCAAGAACTTCATCAACTCGACGGACCCGAACTGGGAGAAGAACTGGCAGACCACCTGGGCGCCGGTCAACCTCCAGAAGGGCACCAACGAGATCAAGATCTCCTGTGAGCAGGGCAACCAGTGCGACGCCATCCTCGACTGGCTGGAAGTCTCGCCGCCCCGCTGA
- a CDS encoding 1-phosphofructokinase family hexose kinase: MILTVTLNTALDITYRTAALTPHTTNRVTEVSERPGGKGVNVARVLAALGHETVVTGFAGGRTGDALRELLAAEGPSDALVPVAGTTRRTIAVVDESTGNTTQLNEPGPVVTPAEWAGFLTSYRGLVAEADAVALCGSLPPGVHVGAYAELVRVARAAGPPVLLDTSGEPLRRGIAARPDLVKPNADELARLTGSREPLRATRDARRRGGRSVVASLGPAGMLAATPDGTWRAAPPKAVRGNPTGAGDSAVAGLLSGYVERLPWPERLARAVALSAATVLAPVAGEFDRRAYADLLPGVVVTEQVT; this comes from the coding sequence ATGATCCTGACCGTCACACTCAACACCGCGCTCGACATCACCTACCGGACCGCCGCCCTGACCCCGCACACCACCAACCGTGTCACCGAGGTCTCCGAGCGCCCCGGCGGCAAGGGCGTCAACGTGGCCCGGGTACTGGCGGCGCTCGGGCACGAGACGGTGGTGACCGGTTTCGCGGGCGGCCGTACCGGGGACGCGCTGCGCGAACTGCTCGCCGCCGAGGGCCCGTCCGACGCGCTCGTACCCGTCGCGGGCACCACGCGCCGCACGATCGCCGTCGTGGACGAGTCGACCGGGAACACCACCCAGCTCAACGAGCCCGGCCCGGTCGTCACCCCCGCCGAGTGGGCCGGGTTCCTCACCTCCTACAGAGGGCTCGTCGCCGAGGCGGACGCCGTCGCCCTGTGCGGCAGCCTGCCGCCCGGCGTCCATGTCGGCGCGTACGCCGAACTCGTCCGGGTGGCGCGCGCGGCGGGCCCGCCGGTCCTGCTCGACACCAGCGGCGAACCGCTGCGCCGGGGCATCGCGGCCCGCCCCGACCTCGTGAAGCCCAATGCCGACGAACTGGCCCGGCTCACCGGCTCGCGCGAACCGCTGCGGGCGACCCGTGACGCGCGCAGACGCGGCGGCCGGAGCGTGGTCGCCTCGCTGGGCCCGGCCGGGATGCTGGCCGCGACCCCGGACGGCACGTGGCGGGCGGCCCCGCCGAAGGCCGTACGGGGCAATCCGACGGGCGCGGGGGACTCGGCGGTGGCCGGGCTGCTGTCGGGGTACGTGGAGCGGCTGCCGTGGCCCGAGAGGCTCGCGAGGGCGGTGGCTCTGTCGGCGGCGACGGTGCTGGCACCGGTGGCGGGCGAGTTCGACCGACGGGCGTACGCGGACCTGCTGCCGGGAGTCGTCGTGACGGAGCAGGTGACGTGA
- the nagA gene encoding N-acetylglucosamine-6-phosphate deacetylase: protein MAARAESTVLADSTVLTGARVVLPTGVVENGRVRVEDGRIAEAGPAPSVEGCPGELDLTGHWVVPGFVDMHNHGGGGASFTSGSADEVLKGVRTHQEHGTTTLVASTVTGEMDFLARRAGFLSELVEQGDLAGIHFEGPFISPCRKGAHSESLLRHPDPAEVRKLLDAARGTARMVTLATELPGGIDSVRLLAEHGVIAAIGHTDATYEQTTVAIEAGATVATHLFNAMPPLGHRAPGPIAALLEDERVTVELINDGTHLHPAALELAFHRAGADRVALITDAMDAAGFGDGIYQLGPLEVEVKEGVARLAEGGSIAGSTLTLDTAFRRAATVDRLPVTDIVRAISANPARLLGLDDRVGSLEPGKDADLVILDADFAVVGVLRRGEWVVRPQLG from the coding sequence ATGGCCGCACGCGCCGAAAGCACGGTTCTCGCCGACAGCACGGTCCTGACCGGTGCCCGGGTGGTGCTGCCGACCGGGGTCGTGGAGAACGGACGGGTGAGGGTCGAGGACGGCCGTATCGCCGAGGCGGGCCCGGCGCCCTCCGTGGAAGGCTGCCCCGGGGAGCTGGATCTGACCGGCCACTGGGTGGTGCCCGGCTTCGTGGACATGCACAACCACGGCGGCGGCGGCGCCTCCTTCACCTCGGGCAGCGCGGACGAGGTCCTCAAGGGCGTCCGTACGCACCAGGAGCACGGCACCACCACGCTCGTCGCCTCGACCGTCACCGGCGAGATGGACTTCCTCGCCCGGCGCGCGGGATTCCTCTCCGAGCTGGTCGAACAGGGCGATCTGGCCGGCATCCACTTCGAGGGCCCGTTCATCTCGCCGTGCCGCAAGGGCGCGCACAGCGAGTCGCTGCTGCGCCACCCCGACCCGGCCGAGGTCCGCAAGCTCCTCGACGCGGCCCGTGGCACGGCCCGGATGGTGACCCTCGCCACCGAACTGCCGGGCGGCATCGACTCCGTACGGCTGCTGGCCGAGCACGGCGTGATCGCCGCGATCGGGCACACGGACGCGACGTACGAGCAGACCACCGTGGCCATCGAGGCGGGCGCGACGGTCGCGACGCACCTGTTCAACGCGATGCCGCCGCTCGGGCACCGGGCGCCGGGGCCGATCGCCGCGCTGCTGGAGGACGAGCGGGTCACCGTCGAGCTGATCAACGACGGTACGCATCTGCACCCGGCGGCCCTGGAACTGGCCTTCCACCGCGCGGGCGCCGACCGGGTCGCCCTCATTACGGACGCGATGGACGCGGCCGGTTTCGGCGACGGGATCTACCAGCTCGGGCCGCTGGAGGTCGAGGTCAAGGAGGGCGTGGCGCGGCTCGCCGAGGGCGGGTCGATCGCGGGCTCCACGCTCACCCTGGACACCGCCTTCCGCCGCGCGGCCACGGTCGACCGGCTGCCGGTCACCGACATCGTCCGGGCGATCTCCGCGAACCCGGCAAGGCTCCTGGGCCTGGACGACCGGGTGGGTTCCCTGGAGCCGGGCAAGGACGCGGACCTGGTGATCCTGGACGCGGACTTCGCGGTGGTGGGGGTTCTGCGCCGGGGCGAGTGGGTGGTCAGGCCCCAGCTGGGGTGA
- a CDS encoding ROK family protein codes for MRHVIALDVGGTGMKAALVGTDGALLYEARRATGRERGPDAVVETILGFAADLRAHGVEHFGVGAVAAGVAVPGIVDTGRGIARYAANLGWHDVPLRDLLGDRLGGVPVALGHDVRTGGLAEGRIGAGRGADRFFFVPLGTGISGAIGIDGAIEAGAHGYAGEIGHVVVRPDGPVCGCGQTGCMETIASAAAVTRAWATASGDPEADAADCAKAVDSGDPRALAVWADAVDALAAGLVTALTLLDPRRLIIGGGLAEAGETLFAPLRAAVEERVTFQKLPEIVPAALGDTAGCLGAGLLAWDLLSTEVSA; via the coding sequence GTGAGACACGTCATCGCCCTGGATGTGGGCGGCACCGGTATGAAGGCCGCCCTCGTCGGGACGGACGGCGCGCTGCTGTACGAGGCGCGCCGGGCGACCGGCAGGGAGCGCGGTCCCGACGCGGTCGTGGAGACCATCCTCGGCTTCGCGGCGGATCTGCGCGCCCATGGCGTCGAGCACTTCGGCGTGGGCGCGGTCGCCGCCGGGGTCGCGGTGCCGGGCATCGTCGACACCGGGCGCGGGATCGCCCGGTACGCGGCGAACCTGGGCTGGCACGACGTACCGCTGCGGGATCTGCTCGGCGACCGGCTGGGCGGCGTACCCGTCGCGCTCGGGCACGACGTACGCACCGGCGGGCTCGCCGAGGGGCGGATCGGGGCGGGCCGGGGCGCGGACCGGTTCTTCTTCGTGCCGCTGGGCACCGGCATCTCGGGCGCCATCGGCATCGACGGCGCCATCGAGGCGGGCGCGCACGGCTACGCGGGTGAGATCGGGCATGTCGTGGTCCGCCCCGACGGGCCCGTGTGCGGCTGCGGGCAGACCGGCTGCATGGAGACGATCGCCTCGGCGGCGGCCGTGACGCGCGCGTGGGCGACGGCCTCCGGTGACCCGGAGGCGGACGCGGCGGACTGCGCGAAGGCCGTCGACTCGGGCGACCCGCGGGCGCTGGCCGTCTGGGCGGACGCCGTGGACGCGCTCGCCGCCGGACTGGTCACCGCGCTCACCCTGCTCGATCCCCGACGGCTGATCATCGGTGGCGGACTCGCCGAGGCCGGGGAAACGTTGTTCGCACCCCTGAGGGCCGCGGTCGAGGAGCGGGTCACGTTCCAGAAGCTGCCCGAGATCGTCCCGGCGGCCCTCGGGGACACCGCCGGATGCCTGGGCGCGGGGCTGCTCGCCTGGGATCTTCTCTCGACGGAGGTATCCGCCTGA
- a CDS encoding ABC transporter substrate-binding protein produces MTVVLSGCGSSGAAKEVTLRVVAADYGNSAANSSETYWNGLAKEFESKNPGIQVDIDVRSWKTVDADVAKMVRDGEAPDIAQIGAYADYVKKDELYGVDELLSIPTQANFISRFADAGKVEQTQYGMPFVASTRLLFYNKGLFAAAGLSAPKDWDDIRAGAEALKAQDVPTPFALPLGAEEAQAETMMWLLSGGGGYTDPVDGSYAFDSDANVATVKWLQKELVGKGLTGPVAPGELDRADAFEAFADGKVGMLNGHPTLMQEAEKAGVDIGMVPMPGATGRSKATMGVADWIMAFKQPGQREQAGAFLDFAFEDRNVMDFVGQYDLLPVTYSASEAMVTDDQYEELRPFLEALPTSELYPFGKTSWAGVSEDVKKNIGKTVRPGAAPAEILARIGRDATKAENSE; encoded by the coding sequence ATGACAGTCGTGCTGAGCGGATGCGGCAGCTCCGGGGCGGCGAAGGAGGTCACCCTCAGGGTCGTCGCGGCGGACTACGGCAACAGCGCCGCCAACAGTTCGGAGACGTACTGGAACGGCCTGGCCAAGGAGTTCGAGTCCAAGAACCCGGGCATTCAGGTCGACATCGACGTCCGTTCTTGGAAGACCGTCGACGCGGACGTCGCGAAGATGGTCCGGGACGGCGAGGCCCCCGACATCGCACAGATCGGCGCCTATGCCGACTATGTGAAGAAGGACGAGCTGTACGGCGTCGACGAATTGCTCTCCATCCCGACACAGGCCAACTTCATCTCCCGGTTCGCCGACGCCGGAAAGGTCGAACAGACCCAGTACGGCATGCCGTTCGTCGCCAGCACCCGGCTGCTCTTCTACAACAAGGGCCTCTTCGCGGCGGCCGGTCTCTCCGCGCCGAAGGACTGGGACGACATCAGGGCCGGCGCCGAGGCGCTCAAGGCGCAGGACGTACCGACCCCGTTCGCCCTGCCGCTCGGCGCCGAGGAGGCACAGGCCGAGACGATGATGTGGCTGCTCAGCGGTGGCGGCGGCTATACGGACCCGGTCGACGGCTCGTACGCGTTCGACTCGGACGCGAACGTCGCGACCGTCAAGTGGCTCCAGAAGGAACTGGTCGGCAAGGGCCTCACCGGCCCCGTCGCGCCCGGTGAACTCGACCGCGCGGACGCCTTCGAGGCGTTCGCCGACGGCAAGGTCGGCATGCTCAACGGGCATCCGACGCTGATGCAGGAGGCCGAGAAGGCGGGCGTCGACATCGGGATGGTGCCGATGCCCGGTGCCACCGGCAGGTCCAAGGCGACGATGGGTGTCGCCGACTGGATCATGGCGTTCAAGCAGCCCGGCCAGCGTGAACAGGCGGGCGCGTTCCTCGACTTCGCGTTCGAGGACAGGAACGTGATGGATTTCGTCGGCCAGTACGACCTGCTGCCCGTCACCTACAGCGCCTCCGAGGCGATGGTGACGGACGATCAGTACGAGGAACTGCGCCCGTTCCTGGAGGCGTTGCCCACCTCCGAGCTGTACCCGTTCGGCAAGACGTCGTGGGCGGGGGTCAGCGAGGACGTCAAGAAGAACATCGGCAAGACGGTACGGCCGGGCGCGGCGCCCGCGGAGATCCTGGCGAGGATAGGCCGGGACGCGACGAAGGCGGAGAACTCCGAGTAG
- a CDS encoding DUF3263 domain-containing protein, which translates to MTGRDRAVLAVERRSWPGPGAKEREIRERLGMSPTRYYQLLGVLLDDPLALAHDPVTVNRLRRIRDDRRARR; encoded by the coding sequence TTGACCGGGCGGGATCGCGCCGTCCTCGCCGTGGAGCGGCGCTCGTGGCCCGGCCCCGGCGCCAAGGAGCGGGAGATCCGTGAGCGGCTCGGCATGTCGCCGACCCGCTACTACCAGCTGCTGGGCGTCCTCCTGGACGACCCGCTGGCCCTGGCCCACGACCCGGTGACCGTCAACCGGCTGCGCCGGATCAGGGACGACCGCCGCGCCCGCCGCTGA
- the otsB gene encoding trehalose-phosphatase has translation MGSHPNPLPTPVTPAGADGLAALLARPGKAVVALDFDGTLADIVPDPEQTRAHPGAVPALVALAPHVASVAVITGRPAEVAVRYGGFAGVPGLEHLVVLGHYGAERWDAVTGTVRTPEPHPGVDAARDELPRLLEQFDASRGAWIEEKGRAVAVHTRRAADPQGAFEALREPLADLAHRHGLMLEPGRLVLELRPPGMDKGVALTEYVREVGAETVVYGGDDLGDLPAFAAVDSLRAKGRPGLLLCSGTGEVPELAAKADLVLPGPEALTDFLAAVAARL, from the coding sequence ATGGGCAGCCACCCGAACCCCCTGCCGACCCCCGTCACCCCCGCCGGCGCCGACGGCCTGGCCGCGCTTCTCGCCCGGCCCGGAAAGGCCGTCGTCGCGCTCGACTTCGACGGCACGCTCGCCGACATCGTCCCCGACCCCGAACAGACCCGCGCCCACCCCGGCGCGGTCCCGGCGCTCGTCGCACTCGCCCCGCACGTCGCGTCCGTCGCGGTGATCACCGGCCGCCCGGCCGAGGTCGCCGTACGGTACGGCGGCTTCGCCGGTGTCCCCGGCCTGGAACACCTCGTCGTCCTCGGCCACTACGGCGCCGAACGCTGGGACGCCGTCACCGGCACCGTACGCACCCCGGAACCGCACCCCGGCGTCGACGCCGCCCGCGACGAACTCCCGCGCCTGCTCGAACAGTTCGACGCGTCGCGCGGCGCGTGGATCGAGGAGAAGGGCCGCGCGGTCGCCGTCCACACCCGCCGCGCCGCCGACCCCCAGGGCGCCTTCGAGGCCCTGCGCGAACCCCTCGCCGACCTGGCGCACCGGCACGGCCTGATGCTCGAACCGGGCCGTCTGGTCCTGGAGTTGCGCCCGCCCGGCATGGACAAGGGCGTGGCCCTGACGGAGTACGTACGCGAGGTGGGAGCCGAGACGGTCGTCTACGGCGGCGACGACCTCGGCGACCTCCCGGCCTTCGCGGCGGTCGACTCCCTGCGCGCGAAGGGCCGTCCGGGCCTGCTCCTGTGCAGCGGTACGGGAGAGGTGCCCGAACTCGCCGCGAAGGCCGACCTCGTGCTTCCCGGCCCCGAGGCACTGACCGACTTCCTCGCGGCCGTTGCGGCCCGCCTCTGA
- a CDS encoding alpha,alpha-trehalose-phosphate synthase (UDP-forming), whose amino-acid sequence MVSAHAAQVLVASNRGPVSYTLGEDGALSAGRGGGGLVSGLSAIGPDTDAVWVCAALGDGDREAVRRTGGRLDTGDTGGQRVRMLGIPPEVYADAYNGVANSTLWFVHHLLYQTPLEPAFGPEFRAKWAAYETYNRAFAEALADEAADGAAVLIQDYHLALVPGMLRALRPDLRIGHFTHTPWAPVDYFRLLPDDVARQLLRGILGADRAAFLTHRWADAFTACCDELLGGTGKTRIGVHGLGADADFLRERAHRPDVDERLAELRAQIGEHEGTPRRTVVRVDRTELSKNIVRGMLAYRQLLADRPEWRERVTHVAFAYPSRQDLAVYRDYTARVQEVADEINATYGTPGWTPVVLHVKDDFARSLASYRLADVALVNPIRDGMNLVAKEIPVVSENGCALVLSREAGAYEELGEDALVVNPYDVSATAAALHEGLTMNADDRAARTKRLAAAATALPPQRWFLDQLDALREG is encoded by the coding sequence ATGGTCTCCGCGCACGCCGCCCAGGTCCTCGTCGCGTCCAACCGCGGCCCCGTCTCGTACACGCTCGGCGAGGACGGCGCCCTCAGCGCCGGGCGGGGCGGCGGCGGTCTCGTCTCCGGCCTGTCGGCCATCGGCCCCGACACGGACGCCGTGTGGGTCTGCGCAGCGCTCGGCGACGGCGACCGCGAGGCCGTCCGGCGCACGGGCGGCCGGCTCGACACCGGGGACACGGGCGGGCAGCGCGTACGGATGCTGGGCATCCCGCCGGAGGTGTACGCGGACGCGTACAACGGCGTCGCGAACTCCACGCTCTGGTTCGTCCACCACCTGCTCTACCAGACCCCGCTGGAGCCGGCCTTCGGCCCGGAGTTCCGGGCGAAGTGGGCGGCGTACGAGACGTACAACCGCGCCTTCGCGGAGGCCCTGGCCGACGAGGCCGCCGACGGCGCCGCCGTACTGATCCAGGACTACCACCTGGCACTGGTGCCCGGCATGCTCCGGGCGCTCCGCCCCGACCTGCGGATCGGGCACTTCACGCACACCCCGTGGGCGCCGGTCGACTACTTCCGGCTGCTGCCGGACGACGTGGCGCGCCAGCTGCTGCGCGGGATCCTCGGCGCCGACCGCGCCGCGTTCCTGACCCACCGGTGGGCCGACGCGTTCACCGCCTGCTGCGACGAGCTGCTGGGCGGGACGGGCAAGACCCGGATCGGGGTGCACGGGCTGGGCGCCGACGCGGACTTCCTGCGGGAGCGCGCGCACCGGCCAGACGTGGACGAGCGGCTGGCCGAGCTGCGGGCGCAGATCGGGGAGCACGAGGGGACGCCGCGCCGCACGGTCGTACGGGTGGACCGTACGGAGCTGTCGAAGAACATCGTGCGCGGCATGCTCGCCTACCGGCAGCTGCTGGCCGACCGGCCGGAGTGGCGGGAGCGGGTGACGCATGTGGCGTTCGCCTACCCGTCCCGGCAGGACCTCGCAGTCTACCGCGACTACACGGCGCGGGTCCAGGAGGTCGCCGACGAGATCAACGCGACGTACGGCACGCCCGGTTGGACGCCCGTGGTGCTGCACGTCAAGGACGACTTCGCGCGCTCGCTGGCCTCCTACCGCCTCGCGGACGTGGCGCTGGTCAACCCGATCCGCGACGGCATGAACCTGGTCGCGAAGGAGATCCCGGTCGTCTCCGAGAACGGCTGCGCGCTGGTGCTGTCGCGGGAGGCGGGCGCGTACGAGGAGCTGGGCGAGGACGCGCTGGTGGTGAATCCGTACGACGTGAGCGCCACGGCGGCGGCGCTCCACGAGGGGCTGACGATGAACGCCGACGACCGGGCGGCCCGGACGAAGCGCCTGGCCGCCGCGGCGACGGCGCTGCCGCCGCAGCGCTGGTTCCTGGACCAGCTGGACGCGCTGCGGGAGGGCTGA
- a CDS encoding glucosyl-3-phosphoglycerate synthase, with translation MLQEVERWLDRRSWSAADRPVDRLVAAKKGAQVSVVLPALNEEATVGRIVSVIRHELMAGPVPLVDELVVIDSGSTDRTGAVAAAAGARVVHRDDILPGLPAVPGKGEVLWRSLLVTSGDIVCFVDADLRDFSAAFVSGTVGPLLTDPDVQFVKAMYDRPLGDGPLADRPPGEGPLGDGPGRTRRAGELPGQGGRVTELVARPLLNLHWPLLAGFVQPLGGEYAVRRSLLERLPFPVGYGVELGLLVDALHTVGLDALGQVDVGVRRHRHQDGQALGRMAAAIYRTAQLRLSRGHLVRPELTQFVRGEAGFEPRTYAVDTEERPPMREIAEYEARRAA, from the coding sequence GTCGGCGGCGGACCGGCCGGTGGACCGGCTGGTCGCCGCCAAGAAGGGTGCGCAGGTCAGCGTGGTGCTCCCGGCACTGAACGAGGAGGCGACGGTCGGCCGGATCGTGTCCGTGATCCGGCACGAGCTGATGGCGGGACCCGTGCCGCTGGTGGACGAGCTGGTGGTGATCGACTCGGGGTCGACCGACCGTACGGGGGCGGTCGCGGCGGCGGCCGGGGCGCGGGTGGTGCACCGGGACGACATCCTGCCGGGGCTGCCGGCCGTGCCGGGCAAGGGCGAGGTGCTGTGGCGCTCGCTGCTGGTGACGAGCGGCGACATCGTGTGCTTCGTGGACGCGGATCTGCGGGACTTCTCGGCGGCGTTCGTGTCGGGGACCGTGGGGCCGCTGCTGACCGATCCGGACGTGCAGTTCGTGAAGGCCATGTACGACCGGCCGCTCGGCGACGGGCCGCTCGCCGACCGGCCGCCGGGCGAGGGGCCGCTGGGCGACGGGCCGGGGCGGACGCGCCGGGCGGGCGAGCTGCCGGGGCAGGGCGGCCGGGTGACCGAGCTGGTGGCGCGCCCGCTGCTGAATCTGCACTGGCCGCTGCTGGCGGGGTTCGTACAGCCGCTGGGCGGTGAGTACGCGGTACGGCGCTCGCTGCTGGAGCGGCTGCCGTTCCCGGTGGGGTACGGGGTGGAGCTGGGGCTGCTGGTGGACGCGTTGCACACGGTGGGGCTGGACGCGCTCGGCCAGGTCGACGTGGGGGTGCGCCGGCACCGGCACCAGGACGGGCAGGCGCTGGGGCGGATGGCGGCGGCGATCTACCGGACGGCGCAGCTGCGGCTGTCGCGGGGGCATCTGGTGCGGCCGGAGCTGACGCAGTTCGTGCGGGGCGAGGCGGGCTTCGAGCCCCGTACGTACGCGGTGGACACGGAGGAGCGTCCGCCGATGCGGGAGATCGCGGAGTACGAGGCACGGCGCGCCGCCTGA